CGCGGTGGTCTCCTCCAGAACGGGAATGCTGACCTTGTATTGCGTCATCAAGAGGTTGGCTTGCTGGGGAGTCAGGGTGGGGTCGGACTTAAGCCGCTGGACGGTGGCGTAAAAACCTTCCCTATAGTCGCCATAGGGACCGGCCAGGGCCGCTACCTTGGCCTTGAGGTCTTTGACCAGATGCTCATCCGCCCGGGCTAAGTCCGTCAGTTTGTTCATGAGCTGCGGCACCGCGGCATCGATCTCCTGGTACTTCTTTAAGTATTCCTGTTGCCTGGCGGGATTCCCGATATTCAAGAAATAGTCTTTCTCGAAACGCCGCAGTTGATTAATTTTGAGAGCAACCTGACCGGTCAGGCTCAGGAAGGCGTTGTCCAGATCGTCGAGCTCTTTTAAAGCAGCCGCCTCTCTGTCCAGGGTCACGAAACCCACGGCCCCAACGCCGATGATAAATAGGAGCATGATAACGATCAGACTCCACAACTTGGTCTTGACCGAAACTTCCGCCATCTCGTCTTTACCTTTCCTGGCCGCCCCAGGACAGGCCCCGGGCGCGGTTGCTCGCCGGCACTTAACGGCTCAAACCTCTGTTAATAATCATCGGTTTTTTGCCGGAAAAGCTTAATAAAATGGTGGGATAAAAATTCGATTTCAGGAAAAAACGGCCAGGCGGGGAAGGAACAGGATTGTACCCCCCCCCTCACCCGTCAGGCGGTGGGACTGAGATGCTCCAGCACCTTGGCAATGGCGCTGATGTCCTCGTCGCCCCAGCCCTGGGCCACCCCCGTGCTGTAGAGATGCAGCAGCATCTGCCCCACGGGCACCGGCGCCCCCAGGTCGAAGGCTGTGTCCACCACGAACTTGGCGTCCTTGGTCATGTGCTTTAGGGGGAAGGCCGTGGGATACGTCTTATTTTGGAGGTTGGCGGCTTTCATCTGAAACAGGGCGCAATTAAGGGGGCCAGAGTAGACCGTGTCCAACATGGCTTCCAGGGACAGGTTCCCCAACTGGCCAAAGTTCAAGGCCTCGGCAAAGCCCTCCATCATCATGGCCAACAACAGGTTAATGAACATCTTCATCATGGAGCCCTGTCCCGCCGGCCCGCAGTAGATCACCTTTTTTCCCATGGCCAACAGCAGCGGCTCCAATTCCTTGACCTTATCCTGGGAGCCGCCCGCCAGGATAACCAAAGCCCCATCCTCGGCCGGCTTCTTGGTGCCGGATACCGGGGCGTCTATGAAGGTGACGCCGCTGGGTTCCAGTTCTTGAGCCAATTCCCGGGTGTAGCTGGGTGCGACCGAACTCATGTTGATGAAAACCTTTCTATGGTTGAAAGCCCCCCCGGCGCCGTCCGGCCCCCAAAGGAGGTCTCCCAGCGCCTCGGGTCCGGTGACCATGGCAATGACTACATCCGCGGCCTTAGCCAGGGCCTTGGGGCTTAAAGCCTGCTCGGCCCCCTGCTTCACAAGCGGGTCGGCCTTCTCCGGGCTGCGGTTATAGACCATGACGGGGTAACCGGCTTTGAGCACATTGGCGGCCATGGGCGTCCCCATAATCCCCAATCCCATAAATCCCACTTTCTGTTTCATGCTTTCATCCTCCGTGTTCCAGTATCCACAGAAGCTTCAGTATGGTCCGACTGGCTCTCCTCCTAATATAAGACGTTAAATCCGAACAGCCACATCTTCATTGCCGGCAGAAGAGATATAGCATTTGCCAAAAGTTTTTTCCTCTAATTCTCCTCTCCCCTTGTGGGAGAGGGTAGGGTGAGGGGTTAATAAGAAAAAACTTTTGAGCCTCTTGCAAAAGTCTCTTTACGGTCGAAACCGTATATATGACATAACCACAGGCTGGAAAGCCTGTGCTACCGGCGAATTTCTCGATACCAGGCTAAAGCTTGCGACCACATAAGGTCCGGTAATTTTGCAAGAAACTCTTTTGGCAATCGAGCCTCTTGCAAAAATGCCGAGGCCGCGGGTTTTACCGTGAAAATCCAAATCCCCCTAAACTAAATCCCCCTTTTTCAAAGGGGGACTTCGATTCGCACAGGCGAGACGCCTGTGCCACCGGGGAATTTATCAACGCCCAGATAAGATTTCGACTGCAACGCGACTTTTGCAAGAGGCTCAATCACTATAAGAGCCTGCGCTTCGTTCATGATGACAGAGAAAAACGGTTTAAAAATGGCTTTTAGTCCCTCCAAACTACCCCAAAAATCGCTGAAAATTTCCGGGCGCGGGCCGAATGGACGGGCAAACCCGGCACATGTGCCGGGACATTGCCGAGGTACCCTCGCCATATACCCGGCCTAAACCCGCGTGCAAGCGCGTTCCGGTCGAGGCAGTGCCAAGGTTGT
This Desulfobaccales bacterium DNA region includes the following protein-coding sequences:
- a CDS encoding MCP four helix bundle domain-containing protein, which produces MAEVSVKTKLWSLIVIMLLFIIGVGAVGFVTLDREAAALKELDDLDNAFLSLTGQVALKINQLRRFEKDYFLNIGNPARQQEYLKKYQEIDAAVPQLMNKLTDLARADEHLVKDLKAKVAALAGPYGDYREGFYATVQRLKSDPTLTPQQANLLMTQYKVSIPVLEETTAAVVQAGKEVAERVAVQAMQRGRSARMVIVVAILIAVALAGVLGSALSHSIYRAIFREGLRRMAHRI
- a CDS encoding NAD(P)-dependent oxidoreductase; translation: MKQKVGFMGLGIMGTPMAANVLKAGYPVMVYNRSPEKADPLVKQGAEQALSPKALAKAADVVIAMVTGPEALGDLLWGPDGAGGAFNHRKVFINMSSVAPSYTRELAQELEPSGVTFIDAPVSGTKKPAEDGALVILAGGSQDKVKELEPLLLAMGKKVIYCGPAGQGSMMKMFINLLLAMMMEGFAEALNFGQLGNLSLEAMLDTVYSGPLNCALFQMKAANLQNKTYPTAFPLKHMTKDAKFVVDTAFDLGAPVPVGQMLLHLYSTGVAQGWGDEDISAIAKVLEHLSPTA